TACTCCAGCTCGTCGTGCAGCTACTGGCCgaagaagagaaagaaagggggagcgagagagagagacagagaggagagagcgagAGTTTTATAAAATATGAAGCAGTCGGCCCCGTCACGCCGCCGTTCCTCGACCGGAAGGCCGTCGACGCCGACCAGCCGCTGACCAGCTTCAACTTCGATCCGGCGGTGCTCCGCCGTCCGCCGACGCTGATCGGGGAGGAGGACAGCCTGGAGCAGCGGAGGAAGCCGATCGCCACCGCAGTCCTCGGCCTCAGCAAGCTCCAGatcgagaagagagagagagagagagagagagagagagagagagaagagtgcGTAGCGtgcagagagagaaagaaaaaatgagagaatgagaggaggctagggtttgcccatttatatagaagggcaatttagtcctttaacacaaaaagtgggtatttttttatgtttttatttgagtgggtaaaatttatttttactatataaaagtggctattttcaaaatccactcttataaatttataataacgTTTAATGTAATTAAGAAGTGactctttaattttaaaaataaaatttgaaaaggtagaatttatgttaattttaatgtaaatttataGATGAATAACTAATTATATATCTAAAGAACAGAATTTCTTATTTAGTTTCAATTTAtcttttttcaattaaatttaacTTTAGAttgacatttatatatatttaaaataaaatatgttctacgttttctttataatttaactatataataatatacaatgctcattaaatttaatacttcAGTATACTCACTAAGTTGATAGtcgatatctatatataatgcCCACACAATTTTTCAATGAGTTATTTCCTCATCAAATGATGACAATTTCGTAATTTTTAACAATTAGGCCTAAATAAATTACCATTACATCTAATCGGATTCAGATGTGAAGCTCTGAACAAATGAGACACCCATAATTAGATATCGTTATATATTTAGAAACTAAATGAAATTCAATAATATGATATGAAATGAATTTGCTTTAATAACCAGTCGTTCCTCGTGATTGCACCATTTGGGTGCATATTTTAAGGGCAAAGCagaagtagaaaaataaaataaaacaataccAAAATATATCACGCCATTAGACTTCAAGTGAAAATATCTAAAAAAGGAGTAGTTCACTTCGAACACCTAACCTAACGAAGGAGAAATAGGAAAAATTACAAACGTGGTAAGTAAAATTGATCCGTTAATGTAGAAATCCATAATATTCATTTTCTCCACAATATTACAAACGAAGGAGAAATAGGAAAAATTACACTAGAAGAGTGTAACATACAACTTAtaatgaatgaaaaaaaaaagtattaatGAAAGAAACTGAAGAAACAATTCAGTTTATACAGTTTACGACAAGAGTGTCACCTAATTTTTTAAGTATGGATTCCCAGTCGAGTGAAAATCAAGTAGCAATATTTTCACAGGGTGAAACTGAGCCCATCGAAAGATCAATCTCAATCAAATTATCATCCATATCTGAAAGCAATTCTGCCTCTTCATTTTCTGATAGAGGTATTTCAATGAGATAGTCTTCTTCCTCCACATCCTCTAATCCCAATTCCTCACATAAATTCAAAATCGAACTGCGCTCTAAATTTTTTGGCCCCAACGAAAATTTTTGGTCTTCCAAAAATATCAAATTAGGCTCAAACAAACTCTCTCCATTTTGCAACCTTTTCTTGGTGGTAGCCTCTTGTTCGAGCAGCTTTTTTGGTTGTACCATTCTCTCATATTCATTGCTTGACATTTTCTTGCACACAAAAACGATGTTCACAAATAGGAAACAAGAGGCCACTAATTCGGAGCTAAGAGAGAAGTGGACATAGAAAGTTGAAAGAAGTGCAACAAATAGTAAGGAGGCTCGGAAGAAACTAAGTATGATTGATGTAAGAGGATAATGATATACTATCATTTTCTCAAAATCAAGTAAAAAGTGAACGTTTTTCAGTCATTTAAGATTTCTGCTGATGAAAAGTGCTCATTTTTTTTCAAGACATTGTAAAGAAACTAAAAAAAACACTACTTTGATAACCACTAAGACTTACTAATTTTTGGAGCTTCACAAAAGTTGTGACGTTTCTGCAATAGAAGGAGATGAAATTTCATTCCATCTGAAAATGTATCATGTGTTTGTTCTGATTCTGCAAAGATGGTGAATACAGATACTGAAACTTAAAAGAATTCCTTTTCTGTGGAGAGATAGAAGTGAGTGATAATAATGAGTAATGATAGCCCACTTTGGTTTGTCTCCAACTAGGATTGCAGAATTCATTATAATGTTGTCACATCCTATTTGTAATCATGCGTCGCCCCACTCTTATTGAAGCACATTATTGTCTGCAAGAAAAtctaataaaaattacaaatattcTCTTCTATGAGGGGTATATAGCATATATagtctttttaaaaaaattgaatctcgTTTGATCACGACAAATTGCTAAAACTTTGAAATTCATTTTATCCAACTTTACAAAGTGATGATCAACTGTAAATCTTAATAACCTAaggataaaaaatattaattcatattttatatcttaaaggagtttttattttagtttatacacatatatattcaaCATTGCACCAACCagatctaaaaaaaaaaacaaaaaaaacattgCACCAACCAAAAAGCATTTTTAAGTATTTTGTGCTTTACTCCTTAATCCAATAAccctaatattatttttaaatgttCTCATAAACTGTTACATTTGATGATTCATGCAAAAATCTCTTACAAAAAGTGATGAAATAGAATTCTCTTCTTGATGAAATAGAAGAGCAACTTACATTGCAAACCTAACTCATTTTGGTGCTACTAAACAACTCCATTCATCAAATATCAGAGCCTGACTAAGAGGAAATGAGATCACAAATCAATGATGAACGAAGAAAGATGCATTGCAGCTTGCCAGTTCTAGTCATATTCCAGTTGCAGAAGCTTCTTTTCTTCATCCATAGCAGTATCAGCTGGACTTTTCCAAATTCCGTTGTTTGAGATTCATCAAGAGCCTTCGCCTTTTCTGACGTTCGTCCTTCACATCTGTGGCTCATTTATATCCTTTTCTGGAAAGGAGAGAAAGTTTGCAAAAGATAAGTTGACATGCACTTTAATATCATTAGCTGCATTTTCAAACTCCTATTCTCTAGGAGATGGAATCATTCAGTGTGACAATATATCAAGCATGATTTAGAATGCATTCAGATAAATTAGACAAAGATATTTAAAGACCACACCCCCTGCAGCACTCTAGTTGATTAAGGCTCAAGGAATGGATGCCAAATGGTCATAAGATTTAAGCAGCAAAATAGGGCAAACTAGCCTGAAAATCTCACATGCCCAGCCTGTTTCCATTATCCAAATTAAGTGAAGTTAATTTTTTCTTAGTGCTTCGATCTCAGAGGATGATGGCTTAAGTCTGCATATAAAACACGACTTTTTTCTATAATTTCTTTCTGATTCACTTTATAATTTGAGAGAAGGGGGAACCTTTACTAGACTTGAAACTATTCCAGAAATCCAACCTCAGAACTCAGCATATAGAAGGGTCGACCTTCTGAGAATCTACTAGTTCGTATTTAAGATTTTTTACACGACTTTCTTGTCCTTTATTTGGTGTgtgtttttcttcttcttttatcaATTCTCCAGTTTCATATCTACACTAGGGAGGCAGGGAAGAGGGAGAAGTGCAATAGATCTTTCATGAGAAAAAATGTTATGTGATTATAACTATTTTAAGATGTCTAAAACTGGAAATTCCATCATGCATCATTCACTATAAgtcgataaaagaagaaaacaaaTACATTGAAATTCATTGAAATTCTCACCAGAACTGATACCAAGGAACTCCAATCCAGAAGCTGAAGGCGTCAGCCCATACTGGGCCAAATATTCGGCATTGTAAAACTTACTCAAATGCCTCATACCACTGTCGCATAAAATTGTTATGATGGTGTGACCAGGGCCCATTTGTTGTGCCACTCTGACAGCTCCAACACAGTTCATTGCTGAAGAACTACCAAGAAACAGCCCGTCGTTCTTCAATACATACCTTACAGGAAAATAACAGATGGAGCTCCAATCAGTGTCACAGTTCCAAAGGAGTGGTGTTTAAGGAATAAACTTTCACCGAGAAGCTGCAGCCTATCAGGATACATTACTAGTACCTTCCAATTATGGTATATCAATCAATGGCTTTCTGGCCTTGCTATTACCTGTTTTCTAGTGTCCAATTATGGTTTATTGCATGAACAAGTAGTGATATTTCACGACCAATATTTAGGACCAATTATGCCTGCTCGCTGACTGTTTTGCATAATGGAAGGCATGAAATGGTCCAAGTATTGGCATTTTCACAACAACAGTTATAAAAATCATAAGTATGTTTTACTTAACCCCTCGGTGACTTGCAGTCTTGCAGATAAGAGGAATGAGCATTAGCATTCATCAATGACGTATTAcatataaacaaaatttcaacaACATTTGATGCAGGGAAAAGGAAAGATTAGACTAACCTAGACATCTCAACAGCTTCTTTATCCGAGCCACGAAAAGCCCCATCAAGTACTGCAAGTTTGAAATTTTCTGTCAGTCTGTTAATTCCAATTCCTTCAGTGATCGTATCGAAAGGGTTTTTTAACCTCCGTCCTTCAGCTTCTTCTCTCGTGTACATCACTCCTCTCGTCACCTTGTTGAACAGACCAGAACCAGGTGGATCGACTAGAAAGCACTTGATAGAGGAATCTTTCTCCTGTTGATTATGCGAAAGAAGGTTACACACTATTTCAGTAATGTCAACGTAGAGATTCTACAATTCTGCAGTCAACGACCTTCAGATACCGAGAGACTCCAGCGACAGTGCCACCAGTACCAGCAGCTGCAACAAACGCATCCAATTTACCACCAACTTGTTCCCAAATCTCAGGTCCAGTTCCCTCATGGTGAGCCCTGAAATTGGCAAGGTTCTCGAATTGATCTGCAAAAAAACCACCTTTGCAGTTGGTTAAGTACTTTGAACTATTCGTTTCAAAGGCCGCATCAGTGTCATTAAGCTGATTGATATTGTTGTCAATTTCGCTCAAATCTTGGTACTTTGAGGCTAGTTCGTTTGCCTCGTGTGCTCTTCTCCTTGCAATATTGACAAAGTGATCTTTGTGGGTGATTGAAACAGGCCTAACTCTTTCCACAGTGGCACCAAGAGCTTCCAGGATTTGAGACTGCAAAACGACACGAAagattaaagaaaaatatactGAAAGATTAGTTCAAGAAGAGCAACTGTATGAACTTGTGCAAGGAAGAAATTGCGCCAAATAACGAAGAAAGTGGAACGTTTATTTCAACATAATCAATATACCTTCTCGATAGCAGCATCATCCGGGATAACTACATGGCAACTGCATCCAAAAGCAGGAGCCACGGTTGCAAGACTGATGGCTGTGCTTCCAGCACTGCCTTCAGTGACCACTCCTCCAGGAGATAGAGCTCCACATTCCAGAGCCTGCAAATGAAACAGATTACAGAACTATGATAAACTATAAAATAGATTCAGTTGGCCGAAAATTCTAAAGCATTATGATACAGCTTGCAGCAACCTATTGTAATTATCGGAAAATGAAAACATTTTTCTTGGAAAACCCTATCTAATAAAAACAAAGAGAGAGACAGGACGAATAGAAGGATGAATCAGAACCTAAGGAACCATTTTCATTGGCATTCAAAAGTGTTTAGTTTTCATACATATTGCAAGATATTTTTCAAGCTTATAAGAAGTTATATCTTATTACAAGCTGTTTGAGTGTCTGGGCGATTAAGCTCACAAGATGATAATTTTGACAAAATTGTAATTACCATGATTAAGATAGAGGTTttatacaataaatgatatttttcttATACAAAGAAAAGGTTAGGGTTCCTTAGTTTCATAAAACGAGCTTATAGCTCCCAACATCTTATTTCGGGATCAATACGATACCTTTTCAGTAAGTTGCCTAaacatatttgaaattattgtTAGCTCAAAAACATCTTATATGAGTTTCATAGAGTATAGATCACCCAAACAACCCTCTTAGAGGCTGCAAGCATAACACAATCAAAAATGGTATTAATTCCTAAATACTTCAGTTCCGAaatatcataataataaaaagcaGCAGCACGTCTATCACAATAgaatccccccccccccgcccacccccccacccccaaaaaaaaatcctatTAAAAAAGGAAGTTGACAAGCATTTTTCTTCGGGGAGGTAGTACACAAATAAAAGCTCACAGAATAATCAAGAACATCTAAAAAAGAATTGCAGAAAATTCCAAAAGGAGAACTAAGTAACCTACCTCTTGGATAATTTTCAGTGCCACTCTATCTTTGACGCTACCTCCAGGATTCAAAAACTCCGCTTTCCCCAAAATCTGCccagcagagagagagaggtcaatTAACAAAGCATCTAAGGGAAAGGGGGAAGAAGATAAGTAAAAAAATCACCTCACCTCGCATCCAGTGGCGTCGGAGAGGCTGTCGATCCTGATGAGAGGAGTGTTGCCAATGGCGGCGACGACACCCTTTTTGACTGCGGCCTTTCTGCTCCTAGGTTTTAAGCGAGACTTAGTGTTATGTATAATTATGTAGGAGAGGAGACcgatgagagagagagcagtAACGGCGGCGCCGGCAGTTCTCGCGAGCGCCACCATCGCGGGTACCGCCCAACAAACGGTCGGCTGTATTTGTATTTCCTCACTACCAGTGAGAAGGCCTCAAATTTGCAATTGGGTTGGGCTCGCACAAAATAATCATAGTAGGGCCCAAATACAAAtcaaatactctctccgtcccacgaatcatgagtcactttcctttttcggtcgtcccacgaatcttgagtcatttctttttttgacaaaaaaattctcctttattcattttttcactttttcacctaccacacttaacacactaaatattactctcttcgtcccattaaagttgaccacattcttttcggcacggagattaagaaattgagtgtgacctaccaaaattattgagttaattaagATTTCTTCTTCCTGCCCATCGGCCACCACCATCTGCCGACATCTCCACAAGGAAGCACCATGCGCCGCCGACCCTTCCTGCTCCGACCATCGCACACCACATTCCGACCACCACCACCTTTCATCTGCCTCTGGAAACCACCACCAAAACACCAACGTGTCACTCCTTTCTCCAAACATCAATGCGCCGCCCCAGCCCTACACCACCAACAACCGGCGGTTTCTCGTTCATCTCCATAGGCGACCATCGTCGTCGACATCCCCAAACCACAAACCAGACCACAAAAATCTTCAAGAAATCTCAAATCGCAAACAAATCCCACAAACAGCGCCGGATTCAGAGGAGAGCTTAGGGCTCCGAATTTACAAAGAAGAACAAAAACGGGGGAGATGGAGGTGAAGGAGAGAGGGAGTGAGAAAAGACGAGGGAGTGGGAGGAGAAGGGGAGGGACAGCGGCCGGCCGGCGCTACTGTGggccgccggagaagaagaaagaagggaGAGATTTTGGGTCTGTgcgtgtgttgtgtgtgtttttatttaaagagggtttaggtttaattaaaaaattaaattaaattaaattaaattaattggacttaattaaattaaatgtttccaTTTTAAGAAAGTGGCCAATAATaatgggacagaccaaaaagaaaatgtggccaactttaatgggatggagggagtattttcttaattctcgtgtcgaaaagaattGACTTAAGATTTGCGGGACAGAGGAAAtactatacatttttttttcaaaagggAAAATAGTCTAAAACGTCTCAGCGTtgtataaatttcaaaaatgtTGTGCGTGCGTTGTTAGAGGCTTTAATGCTTAAAAGTCAAATGTCTTATGCTCGAATTCACAGTAacgtgatctttaatttttttttatctaatactccctccgtcccggccaagacgctacatttgctcttcggcacgggatttaaggagttgtagattaatgttttaagtgtgtagtaataaagtgataaagtatgagagagaaagtaatataaagtaagaaagagaaggtaataaagtgataaagtaggagagagaaggtaataaagtgataaagtaggagagagaatgtaataaaaaaatacttaattagtgttaattaagtgtttaaattccttatttttgccaaatatagaaatgtagcatctttgttgggacggcccaaaaaggaatatgtagcatcttgggcgggacggagggagtaattaatttatcaaaaaaaattccaaccactaaaaagttgcaattttgtACTTAACTTTTGCCTAAAATCTCAAAGAATTCTCAATGTTTAAagaattgtattttttttttttgttttctctttttgatgtaacaaatactccattcgtcccattataaatgtcctattttctataatgggatgtctcattcttttttggcaatatattatctctctatacctaatatttaaataattttcaccaatccactttatctacttatacattttttaatctatgtgcccaaaagtaatgagacatttgtaatgggacggatgaagtatcaaagaattaaaagaaagcaataaataaCACTAAAATTTATGGGGTTCGATCATAATGATCTACATCCACAAGAAGTTGACGGGGTTTTCACTATATTTGGTGAGTTATTatattttacactacaaaaaaacgccgGAATACCGGcgaaattaccggcggcgaacttcccgtcggtaattaccggcggcccaACGACGACAAAATAAGGCGGGTCGTTTGTTTTTTTTACCGGCGGCATtgtcgccgccgctaattaccggcggctcGCCGCCGGTATTTATAaacaatttaatttaactttaaatttatatacatatgCAGATTACCGGCGGTATTGCCGTCgataattagcggcggcaaaatgccgccggtaattctgCAATTAAATATCAGCCCAGATCCCCTTTTCACGCAGACTTCTCCTCAACCCCCCTCTCTGCCGCGCCTCCCAGCCCCAGTCGCCGCCTCGCCCGACccccagccgccgccgccgagccaccgccgccgtcggcCAGCCACCCCTGCAGgtcttatttctctctctttctctttatcTCTCACTTTCACATCTCATTTTCCTTCTTTAACATTTCAGTTGAACGATGCCGCTGCCGACGCCGCCATCGCCACCGCTCCACCGCCG
The genomic region above belongs to Salvia miltiorrhiza cultivar Shanhuang (shh) chromosome 5, IMPLAD_Smil_shh, whole genome shotgun sequence and contains:
- the LOC130986179 gene encoding cysteine synthase 2 isoform X2; its protein translation is MVALARTAGAAVTALSLIGLLSYIIIHNTKSRLKPRSRKAAVKKGVVAAIGNTPLIRIDSLSDATGCEILGKAEFLNPGGSVKDRVALKIIQEALECGALSPGGVVTEGSAGSTAISLATVAPAFGCSCHVVIPDDAAIEKSQILEALGATVERVRPVSITHKDHFVNIARRRAHEANELASKYQDLSEIDNNINQLNDTDAAFETNSSKYLTNCKGGFFADQFENLANFRAHHEGTGPEIWEQVGGKLDAFVAAAGTGGTVAGVSRYLKEKDSSIKCFLVDPPGSGLFNKVTRGVMYTREEAEGRRLKNPFDTITEGIGINRLTENFKLAVLDGAFRGSDKEAVEMSRYVLKNDGLFLGSSSAMNCVGAVRVAQQMGPGHTIITILCDSGMRHLSKFYNAEYLAQYGLTPSASGLEFLGISSEKDINEPQM
- the LOC130986179 gene encoding cysteine synthase 2 isoform X4, which translates into the protein MRGEILGKAEFLNPGGSVKDRVALKIIQEALECGALSPGGVVTEGSAGSTAISLATVAPAFGCSCHVVIPDDAAIEKSQILEALGATVERVRPVSITHKDHFVNIARRRAHEANELASKYQDLSEIDNNINQLNDTDAAFETNSSKYLTNCKGGFFADQFENLANFRAHHEGTGPEIWEQVGGKLDAFVAAAGTGGTVAGVSRYLKEKDSSIKCFLVDPPGSGLFNKVTRGVMYTREEAEGRRLKNPFDTITEGIGINRLTENFKLAVLDGAFRGSDKEAVEMSRYVLKNDGLFLGSSSAMNCVGAVRVAQQMGPGHTIITILCDSGMRHLSKFYNAEYLAQYGLTPSASGLEFLGISSEKDINEPQM
- the LOC130986179 gene encoding cysteine synthase 2 isoform X3; the protein is MRGEILGKAEFLNPGGSVKDRVALKIIQEALECGALSPGGVVTEGSAGSTAISLATVAPAFGCSCHVVIPDDAAIEKSQILEALGATVERVRPVSITHKDHFVNIARRRAHEANELASKYQDLSEIDNNINQLNDTDAAFETNSSKYLTNCKGGFFADQFENLANFRAHHEGTGPEIWEQVGGKLDAFVAAAGTGGTVAGVSRYLKEKDSSIKCFLVDPPGSGLFNKVTRGVMYTREEAEGRRLKNPFDTITEGIGINRLTENFKLAVLDGAFRGSDKEAVEMSRYVLKNDGLFLGSSSAMNCVGAVRVAQQMGPGHTIITILCDSGMRHLSKFYNAEYLAQYGLTPSASGLEFLGISSGENFNEFQCICFLLLSTYSE
- the LOC130986179 gene encoding cysteine synthase 2 isoform X1; translation: MVALARTAGAAVTALSLIGLLSYIIIHNTKSRLKPRSRKAAVKKGVVAAIGNTPLIRIDSLSDATGCEILGKAEFLNPGGSVKDRVALKIIQEALECGALSPGGVVTEGSAGSTAISLATVAPAFGCSCHVVIPDDAAIEKSQILEALGATVERVRPVSITHKDHFVNIARRRAHEANELASKYQDLSEIDNNINQLNDTDAAFETNSSKYLTNCKGGFFADQFENLANFRAHHEGTGPEIWEQVGGKLDAFVAAAGTGGTVAGVSRYLKEKDSSIKCFLVDPPGSGLFNKVTRGVMYTREEAEGRRLKNPFDTITEGIGINRLTENFKLAVLDGAFRGSDKEAVEMSRYVLKNDGLFLGSSSAMNCVGAVRVAQQMGPGHTIITILCDSGMRHLSKFYNAEYLAQYGLTPSASGLEFLGISSGENFNEFQCICFLLLSTYSE